The Paraburkholderia caffeinilytica genome segment TTCGCAGGACACGAGCGCATACGGCGTCGACGTCAAATACCGCACCGGTTTCTGGAACGGCAAGCCGATCAAGACGCGCATGACCGATCTGGTCGGCGCGCTCGGCGAACTCGCGGCGCAGTACGGCGCCTGGGTGCGTTTGCACTACGTGTATCCGTATCCGAGCGTCGATGAAGTCATTCCGATGATGGCAGCGGGTCCGTTCAAGGGCCATGTGCTGCCGTATCTGGATGTGCCGTTCCAGCATGCGCATCCGGAAGTGTTGAAGCGCATGAAGCGTCCGGCCAACGCCGAGAAGGTGATGGAGCGCGTGAAGGCGTGGCGTGAAATGTGCCCCGATCTGACGATCCGCAGCACGTTCATCGCCGGCTTCCCGGGCGAGACTGAAGAGCAATTCCAGACGCTGCTCGATTTCATCCGCGAGGCGGAACTGGATCGGGTCGGCTGCTTTGCCTATTCGCCGGTCGAAGGCGCGAGCGCCAACGAGCTCGACGGTGCGTTGCCCGACGAAGTGCGTGAAGAACGCCGCGCGCGTTTCATGGAAGTCGCCGAAGAAGTGTCGGCCAGACGGATCGCGAAGAAGGTCGGCAAGACGCTGAAAGTGCTGGTCGACGAGATCAACGCCGACGGTGGCATCGGCCGCACCGCGGCGGATGCGCCCGAGATCGACGGCGTCGTGTATATCGCGCCGGCCACCAAGGCGTCAAAGCGTTACAAGGTCGGCGATTTCGTCTCGGTGAAGATCACCGGCGCCGATGGCCACGACCTGTGGGGCGAGGTCTAGGCGATGACGGTGAGCATAGCCGGCACGCCGGAAGGCCGGACCCCGGCCGCCGCTCAAGCTCCGGATGCCCGGCGCCCGGAAGCCCGGCGCCCGGATGCCCGGCGCCCGGAAGCCCGGCGCCCACAAATCCTCGCGCTTGGCGAGGCGATGATCGAATTCAACCAGTCGGTCAAAGATCAGCCGAACTATCTGCAAGGCTTCGGCGGGGATACGTCGAACTTCTGCATCGCGGCGGCACGGCAGGGCGCGAAGACGGGTTTCGTCTCGGCCGTCGGCAGCGACCATTTCGGGCGTTTGTTGATCGATCTGTGGGAGCGCGAGCAGGTGGACACGTCGCTCGTGCGCGTCGATCCGCACGCGCCCACCGGCGTCTATTTCGTTTCGCACGGTCCTGCCGGTCACGCGTTCGACTATCTGCGCGCGGGTTCGGCCGCGAGCCGCTACGCGC includes the following:
- the rimO gene encoding 30S ribosomal protein S12 methylthiotransferase RimO produces the protein MSQTISPAVPTPSTPKVGFVSLGCPKALVDSEQIITQLRAEGYEISGTYDGADLVVVNTCGFIDEAVQESLDAIGEALSENGKVIVTGCLGAKQSASGSNLIEEVHPKVLAVTGPHAVGEVMQAVHNHLPKPHDPFIDLVPAAGVKLTPRHYAYLKISEGCNHRCTFCIIPSMRGDLVSRPVAEVMLEAENLFKSGVKELLVISQDTSAYGVDVKYRTGFWNGKPIKTRMTDLVGALGELAAQYGAWVRLHYVYPYPSVDEVIPMMAAGPFKGHVLPYLDVPFQHAHPEVLKRMKRPANAEKVMERVKAWREMCPDLTIRSTFIAGFPGETEEQFQTLLDFIREAELDRVGCFAYSPVEGASANELDGALPDEVREERRARFMEVAEEVSARRIAKKVGKTLKVLVDEINADGGIGRTAADAPEIDGVVYIAPATKASKRYKVGDFVSVKITGADGHDLWGEV